In one window of uncultured Acetobacteroides sp. DNA:
- a CDS encoding FKBP-type peptidyl-prolyl cis-trans isomerase, producing MNNRVFSLKNLMFTIMKFKVVILSTVVAAFLLSSCGKGGHKFANLADSASYAFGVSIGRNLEGYHAQNINEKVLAQAIEDVLSGDTTKVKMNDQMAMTVIQTYFTKLQKEVASKNVKEGEEFLAKNKKESGVVALPNGLQYKINAPGDQNIKPTATDTVVVNYTGTFINGKEFDSSKKQGMPARFVLGGVIPGWTQGLQLIGKGGKIKLFIPANLAYGEKGAGNVIPANSTLVFEVELLDVIKGGAKK from the coding sequence ATGAATAATAGAGTATTTTCGCTGAAAAATTTAATGTTCACAATTATGAAGTTTAAAGTTGTTATTCTTTCAACTGTTGTTGCAGCTTTCCTTCTTTCTTCTTGCGGAAAGGGAGGACACAAGTTTGCTAACCTAGCAGATTCCGCCAGCTATGCTTTTGGTGTAAGTATCGGACGTAACCTAGAAGGTTATCATGCTCAAAATATTAACGAGAAAGTTCTTGCACAGGCAATTGAAGATGTATTGAGCGGGGATACTACTAAGGTTAAGATGAACGATCAAATGGCCATGACCGTTATCCAAACATACTTCACTAAGCTTCAAAAGGAAGTTGCAAGCAAGAATGTAAAAGAAGGAGAAGAATTTTTGGCAAAGAACAAGAAGGAATCGGGCGTAGTTGCTCTTCCAAACGGTCTTCAATATAAGATTAACGCTCCTGGTGACCAAAATATTAAGCCAACCGCTACCGATACTGTGGTTGTTAACTACACAGGAACATTTATCAATGGTAAGGAATTCGACTCTTCGAAGAAGCAAGGAATGCCTGCTCGTTTCGTACTAGGTGGCGTTATTCCTGGATGGACTCAAGGTCTTCAGCTGATTGGTAAGGGTGGTAAAATTAAACTTTTCATTCCTGCTAACCTTGCCTATGGCGAAAAAGGTGCTGGTAATGTAATCCCTGCAAACTCTACCCTTGTTTTTGAAGTTGAGCTTCTTGATGTAATCAAGGGCGGTGCTAAGAAATAG
- a CDS encoding D-hexose-6-phosphate mutarotase — protein sequence MNTNQLNQQYAISGHIDFKEENGLIVAKVANRLACATISLYGAHVQQYQPNGQKEVLWMSPQSAFEVGTPIRGGIPICFPWFGPNPEDSSKPAHGFARLSTWDVVKTAALPTGDTEIVLELRNSSDTEGLWPFSFTASLTVVVGKRLEVTLCYTNTGSSQPFTVSDALHSYFNVSDAGKVGIEGLSGYRYYDGFEKEPTHTQNEAILSIEKEENRRYIDHSAACTIADAAWNRKILVEKQGSEVTVVWNPWEATTKTIGDIPDEGYRSFVCVEAVNAYANSVVLQPGQSHSITTTIGIV from the coding sequence ATGAACACAAACCAACTAAACCAGCAGTATGCCATCAGCGGGCATATCGACTTTAAGGAAGAAAATGGGCTAATCGTAGCCAAGGTAGCCAACAGGCTAGCCTGTGCAACCATATCGCTATACGGCGCACACGTACAGCAATACCAGCCAAACGGGCAAAAAGAGGTGCTTTGGATGAGCCCACAAAGCGCATTCGAAGTGGGAACGCCCATCCGTGGCGGAATCCCTATCTGCTTCCCTTGGTTTGGACCGAACCCCGAAGATAGCAGCAAGCCTGCACACGGTTTCGCCCGCCTTAGCACCTGGGATGTTGTAAAAACGGCAGCCCTACCTACCGGAGATACCGAAATTGTACTAGAGCTTAGGAATAGCAGCGACACCGAAGGGCTTTGGCCATTCAGCTTTACAGCATCGCTAACCGTTGTGGTGGGCAAAAGGCTAGAGGTTACGCTCTGCTACACCAATACCGGCAGCAGCCAGCCTTTTACGGTGAGCGACGCGCTGCACAGCTACTTTAACGTAAGCGATGCCGGCAAGGTAGGCATCGAGGGATTAAGCGGATACCGCTACTACGATGGATTCGAAAAGGAGCCCACTCACACCCAGAACGAAGCCATTCTTTCCATCGAAAAGGAGGAGAACAGAAGATATATCGACCACTCGGCAGCCTGTACCATCGCCGATGCTGCATGGAATCGCAAGATTCTCGTAGAAAAGCAGGGAAGCGAGGTTACGGTGGTATGGAACCCCTGGGAGGCTACCACAAAAACCATTGGCGACATCCCAGACGAGGGATACCGCTCGTTTGTATGCGTGGAGGCGGTAAATGCCTACGCCAACTCGGTTGTCCTACAACCCGGGCAGAGCCATAGCATCACCACCACAATCGGCATCGTGTAG
- a CDS encoding hydrolase has translation MTTTSQSDSTCCPVFDPIPWDDRIVKWENKKFIKDKVCTLFYMPINFGKVMKRIFDLFSKASADVPDYLCLSDHTSRWNMDIYLATDREISGAQNTTISGKFYCKVYEGSFKDTGKWCDDSKTIAQQKGYTIKKWYMWYTTCPKCAKKYGKNYVVIIGQVE, from the coding sequence ATGACAACTACCTCACAATCGGATTCAACATGCTGCCCTGTGTTCGACCCTATACCTTGGGACGATAGAATCGTTAAATGGGAAAATAAGAAGTTTATAAAGGATAAGGTATGTACACTATTCTACATGCCCATCAACTTCGGCAAGGTTATGAAACGGATCTTTGATCTATTCTCGAAGGCAAGCGCCGATGTACCCGATTACCTCTGCCTCTCCGATCATACATCGCGATGGAATATGGACATCTACCTAGCAACAGATAGGGAGATTTCTGGCGCCCAGAATACCACCATAAGCGGCAAGTTCTACTGCAAGGTTTACGAAGGTTCCTTTAAGGATACCGGCAAATGGTGCGACGACTCCAAAACCATCGCACAGCAAAAGGGCTACACCATTAAGAAATGGTACATGTGGTACACCACCTGCCCCAAATGCGCCAAAAAGTACGGTAAGAACTACGTCGTAATCATTGGTCAGGTGGAGTAA
- a CDS encoding flavodoxin family protein has product MKVIAVNGSPHKEGNTYHALMQVGRSLNLNGVDFEIIHVGNKAIHGCTACGQCAKNRDERCAISSDPLNGWIQQLKAADGIIIASPVYYSGIAGTLKCFLDRAFYVSGVNGGLFRQKVGAAAVALRRTGGSATLDSLYHYLTYSEMILATSNYWNVIHGRTPGEVLQDGEGVQVMEVLGNNMAWLLKMREQTKDTAPAPAPVAKVATNFIR; this is encoded by the coding sequence ATGAAAGTAATTGCAGTTAATGGAAGCCCCCATAAGGAGGGCAACACCTACCACGCTCTTATGCAGGTGGGCCGATCGCTAAACCTTAATGGTGTCGATTTCGAGATTATCCATGTTGGCAACAAGGCGATACATGGTTGTACTGCTTGCGGGCAATGCGCAAAGAACCGAGATGAGAGGTGTGCCATATCCTCCGATCCGCTGAACGGCTGGATTCAGCAGCTTAAGGCAGCTGATGGGATTATTATCGCATCGCCAGTTTACTATTCGGGTATTGCGGGCACCCTGAAGTGCTTCCTCGATCGGGCATTCTACGTTTCGGGGGTAAACGGAGGGCTTTTCCGTCAGAAGGTGGGAGCCGCCGCTGTTGCCCTTCGTCGTACCGGTGGCTCGGCTACGCTTGATAGCCTATACCACTACCTAACCTACTCGGAGATGATTCTAGCAACTTCTAACTACTGGAATGTTATCCACGGAAGAACACCTGGAGAGGTGCTGCAGGATGGCGAAGGTGTACAGGTTATGGAGGTTCTTGGAAACAACATGGCTTGGCTGCTCAAGATGCGAGAGCAGACTAAGGATACAGCTCCGGCTCCAGCCCCTGTTGCCAAGGTTGCCACCAACTTTATAAGGTAG
- a CDS encoding nitroreductase has product MVHKALLLLTSVALFQSALGRGYNPDYLSMVASAIKAPSGHNTQPWKFRIRESAVEIHPNLSCSLPNVDGDNRELYISLGCALENLCLAASQQGYQPIPSVVDSAGGCYISVRLVRGGASGSSYLFGAIEKRQTNRSVYSGRVVAVDTLALLQGLPLERGIRCRIIGRDERSFLRLTDYVMRGNLVQMNDRGFKAELLSWIRFNKGEVRRCSDGLTYKVMGSPSTPRCLGKRIVGLFLKADAQNKADLAKIRSSSHLVLFTSSGNTAEDWILTGRSLERFLLSAAQLGISCAYVNQPCEVKALAGELQQELLSATERPMLLLRIGYAPPAPYSPRKAVEDVVVE; this is encoded by the coding sequence ATGGTACATAAAGCATTGCTCCTTCTTACATCGGTGGCCCTGTTCCAGTCAGCCTTGGGCCGCGGCTACAACCCCGACTACCTGAGCATGGTGGCGAGCGCCATCAAGGCGCCATCGGGGCATAACACGCAGCCCTGGAAGTTCCGAATCCGCGAATCGGCCGTAGAGATACATCCCAACCTCAGCTGCTCGCTGCCCAATGTCGATGGCGACAACCGCGAGCTGTACATCAGCTTGGGGTGCGCCCTCGAAAACCTTTGCCTTGCCGCCAGCCAGCAGGGGTACCAGCCCATCCCTTCGGTGGTCGATAGCGCTGGCGGCTGCTACATCAGCGTTCGGCTCGTAAGGGGCGGCGCCAGCGGCTCCTCGTACCTCTTCGGGGCCATCGAAAAGCGCCAAACCAACCGCAGCGTGTACAGCGGGCGCGTGGTGGCTGTCGATACCCTCGCCCTGCTGCAAGGCCTGCCCCTCGAGCGGGGGATACGCTGCCGCATTATTGGCAGGGACGAGCGCTCCTTTCTACGGCTTACCGACTACGTTATGCGCGGCAATTTGGTGCAGATGAACGATAGGGGATTTAAGGCGGAGCTTCTCTCTTGGATTCGATTTAACAAAGGGGAGGTGCGCCGCTGCAGCGATGGGCTAACCTATAAGGTGATGGGCTCGCCATCTACCCCGCGCTGCCTGGGGAAGCGTATTGTTGGGCTATTTCTGAAGGCGGATGCGCAGAACAAGGCCGACTTGGCCAAGATACGGTCGTCGTCGCATCTGGTGCTATTCACCTCCTCGGGCAATACCGCCGAGGATTGGATCCTGACGGGCCGTAGCCTCGAGCGCTTCCTGCTATCGGCGGCGCAGCTCGGCATCTCCTGCGCATATGTAAACCAGCCCTGCGAGGTTAAAGCATTGGCAGGTGAGCTTCAGCAGGAGCTGCTGAGCGCTACCGAACGCCCCATGTTGCTGCTGCGCATCGGCTACGCGCCACCAGCACCCTACTCGCCCCGAAAGGCGGTGGAGGATGTTGTGGTGGAGTAG
- a CDS encoding FKBP-type peptidyl-prolyl cis-trans isomerase produces MKKVLLVAIAFVGMNSFSYSSSVGAIQNADSLKTFKLNSEADSVSYAIGLTVGQSLRNFKVKGVDEIIVAKAIKDMLSNNPQNLQINEKEAMGIVQSYFGRIHREATENALKQGAEFLAKNKQEAGVVELPSGLQYKIINPGDLKLKPKAADTVVVHYTGSLIDGKVFDSSKNYGKPITFPLNQVIPGWTEGVQLIGKGGKVMLYIPSKLGYGENGAGNAIPGNSTLIFEIELLDVKVSNASVAQPKVAVPTKNVAPAKAAAHASKAKKK; encoded by the coding sequence ATGAAAAAAGTACTCTTAGTTGCAATTGCTTTTGTTGGCATGAACTCGTTTTCCTATTCGTCTTCGGTTGGTGCTATTCAGAATGCCGATTCGCTGAAAACGTTTAAGCTTAACAGCGAAGCCGATTCGGTAAGCTACGCCATTGGTCTTACCGTTGGTCAGAGCCTTCGAAACTTCAAGGTGAAAGGTGTTGATGAGATCATCGTTGCAAAGGCTATTAAGGATATGCTAAGCAATAATCCGCAAAACCTCCAAATCAACGAAAAGGAGGCGATGGGTATCGTTCAATCGTACTTTGGACGAATCCATAGAGAAGCAACGGAGAATGCGCTTAAGCAAGGCGCAGAGTTTCTTGCAAAGAATAAGCAGGAGGCTGGCGTAGTTGAACTACCTAGCGGGTTGCAGTACAAAATCATCAATCCTGGTGATCTTAAGTTAAAGCCTAAGGCTGCCGATACCGTTGTTGTACACTACACAGGTTCGCTAATTGATGGAAAGGTGTTCGACTCTTCGAAGAACTACGGTAAGCCTATTACCTTTCCTTTAAATCAGGTTATTCCTGGATGGACCGAAGGCGTTCAGTTAATAGGGAAAGGCGGTAAGGTTATGCTTTATATTCCATCGAAGTTGGGATATGGAGAGAATGGAGCAGGAAATGCTATACCTGGTAACTCTACCCTAATTTTCGAAATAGAGCTGCTAGACGTTAAGGTCAGCAACGCCTCTGTTGCTCAACCTAAGGTTGCGGTTCCTACAAAAAACGTGGCTCCAGCAAAAGCAGCAGCCCATGCCTCTAAGGCAAAAAAGAAATAG
- a CDS encoding Crp/Fnr family transcriptional regulator, translating to MYDRFFLFVESIIGLADGERALLRDAFRPVSLKKNGYLVEAGQRCTEVAFMVSGKLRVFHFDGANEVTCYFAMAGSFITSFPSFIRNKPSNEYIQAVEDSVLLVVHRDELERITLLIPQLQLFRRILTEEQYIAAEKRIEMLQTKSGQERYDLMMRYYPEVILSFPLQHIASYLGITPQHLSRLRKNR from the coding sequence ATGTACGACAGGTTTTTCTTATTCGTGGAGAGCATCATTGGGCTTGCCGATGGCGAGCGGGCGCTGCTTCGGGACGCTTTCCGTCCGGTATCCCTAAAAAAGAACGGCTACCTGGTGGAGGCGGGCCAGCGCTGCACCGAGGTAGCCTTTATGGTGAGCGGCAAGCTGCGCGTCTTCCATTTCGATGGCGCCAACGAGGTTACCTGCTACTTTGCCATGGCTGGCTCCTTTATTACGTCGTTCCCGAGCTTTATCCGCAACAAGCCCTCGAACGAGTACATTCAGGCCGTCGAGGATTCGGTGCTGCTGGTGGTCCATCGCGACGAGCTGGAGCGGATCACCCTGCTGATCCCCCAGCTGCAGCTCTTTAGGCGCATCCTCACCGAGGAGCAGTACATTGCCGCCGAAAAGCGGATAGAGATGCTGCAGACCAAGAGCGGCCAGGAGCGGTACGACCTTATGATGCGGTACTACCCGGAGGTTATCCTCAGCTTCCCCCTTCAGCATATCGCCTCGTACCTCGGCATTACCCCCCAGCACCTTAGCCGCCTGCGCAAGAACCGGTAG